From the genome of Elusimicrobium sp., one region includes:
- the fusA gene encoding elongation factor G: protein MAEFKTYPLDKIRNIGIIAHIDAGKTTTSERILYYTGKVHKIGETHDGASVTDWMEQERERGITITSAAIYCVWKDCQLNIIDTPGHVDFTAEVERSLRVLDGAVCCFDGVQGVEPQSETVWRQADKYHVPRIAYINKMDRIGADFIRSANSIKEKLGGNACPIQLPIGAEDKFIGIVDLVKMKGIIWDGDHNGATFNEVEIPADLADAAQKAHTEMIEKLADFDEVIMERYLNGETEFTVEEIKAAIRKGTLTGKFFPVICGSSYKNKGVQPLLDCVNDYLPSPVDVPAVKGTNPNTGEEVFRKPENKEPFCGLIFKVQTDPFVGKLSFFRIYSGTIKAGDAVFFPGKNATERFGRMMRMMADKREEVKELGAGEIAATVAIKNSRVGQTICSPEHPIVLESISFPEPVISIAVEPKSKADEEKMSNALARLAEEDQTFRVRTDEETAQTVISGMGELHLDIIVDRMKREFNVQANVGAPQVAYRETITKTVEQETKFVRQSGGRGQYGHVFLRLEPQEKGKGFEFVNEITQGRIPKEYIPAIEKGCREALDSGAMAGYPLVDIKVAVFDGSFHEVDSSEMAFKIAASMALKDGAKKANPVILEPIMKVEVVAPEANLGDIIGDLSSRRGQIGEMGVRGNVRYVKAEVPLAEMFGYATNVRSLSQGRASFTMEPSHYAEVPANVAKAIVEKRTAEKVAA, encoded by the coding sequence ATGGCTGAATTTAAAACCTATCCGTTAGACAAAATCAGAAACATTGGTATTATCGCTCACATTGACGCGGGTAAAACCACCACTTCCGAACGCATCTTGTACTACACCGGTAAAGTGCATAAAATCGGCGAAACGCACGATGGTGCTTCCGTTACCGACTGGATGGAACAAGAAAGAGAAAGAGGTATCACCATTACCTCCGCCGCTATTTACTGCGTATGGAAAGATTGCCAACTCAACATTATTGACACTCCCGGCCACGTGGACTTCACCGCCGAAGTGGAACGTTCTTTGCGTGTGTTGGACGGCGCCGTCTGCTGTTTCGATGGTGTGCAGGGTGTAGAACCCCAATCTGAAACCGTGTGGCGCCAGGCGGACAAATACCATGTTCCCCGTATCGCTTACATCAACAAAATGGACCGCATCGGCGCGGACTTTATCCGCTCCGCCAACTCCATTAAGGAAAAATTGGGCGGTAACGCCTGCCCGATCCAACTTCCTATCGGTGCCGAAGACAAATTCATCGGTATCGTGGACTTGGTAAAAATGAAAGGTATTATTTGGGACGGCGACCACAACGGTGCTACTTTTAACGAAGTAGAAATTCCGGCTGACCTCGCGGACGCTGCCCAAAAAGCCCATACGGAAATGATTGAAAAACTCGCCGATTTCGACGAAGTCATCATGGAACGCTACTTAAACGGCGAAACGGAATTTACGGTTGAAGAAATCAAAGCCGCTATCCGCAAAGGTACGCTTACCGGTAAATTCTTCCCTGTAATTTGTGGTTCTTCCTACAAAAACAAAGGCGTGCAACCGCTTTTGGACTGCGTAAACGATTATCTACCCTCTCCTGTAGATGTACCCGCAGTCAAAGGGACTAACCCCAACACGGGCGAAGAAGTATTCCGCAAACCTGAAAACAAGGAACCTTTCTGCGGTCTTATCTTCAAAGTACAAACCGACCCCTTTGTGGGTAAACTCAGTTTCTTCCGCATCTATTCCGGTACTATCAAAGCCGGTGATGCTGTATTCTTCCCGGGCAAAAACGCCACGGAAAGATTCGGCCGTATGATGCGCATGATGGCCGACAAACGCGAAGAAGTAAAAGAACTCGGTGCCGGTGAAATTGCCGCTACCGTGGCTATCAAAAACTCTCGCGTAGGCCAAACCATCTGCTCTCCCGAACATCCGATCGTGCTTGAAAGCATTTCCTTCCCGGAACCGGTAATTTCTATCGCCGTGGAACCGAAATCTAAAGCCGACGAAGAAAAAATGTCCAACGCGTTGGCCCGCCTCGCCGAAGAAGACCAAACCTTCCGCGTCCGCACCGACGAAGAAACCGCCCAAACCGTTATCAGCGGTATGGGTGAACTCCACTTGGACATCATCGTGGATCGCATGAAACGCGAATTTAACGTGCAAGCCAACGTAGGCGCTCCGCAAGTAGCCTATCGCGAAACCATCACCAAAACGGTGGAACAAGAAACCAAATTCGTCCGCCAGTCCGGTGGTCGTGGTCAATACGGGCACGTATTCTTGCGCCTCGAACCGCAGGAAAAAGGCAAAGGGTTTGAATTCGTTAACGAAATTACCCAAGGCCGCATTCCGAAAGAATACATCCCTGCCATCGAAAAAGGTTGCCGCGAAGCGTTGGACTCCGGTGCTATGGCCGGTTACCCCTTGGTGGATATTAAAGTGGCCGTATTTGACGGTTCTTTCCACGAAGTGGACTCCTCCGAAATGGCCTTCAAAATCGCTGCTTCTATGGCCTTGAAAGACGGTGCCAAAAAAGCCAACCCGGTTATTTTGGAACCGATCATGAAAGTAGAAGTTGTGGCTCCGGAAGCCAACTTGGGCGACATCATCGGTGACCTCAGCTCCCGCCGCGGTCAAATCGGTGAAATGGGTGTGCGCGGTAACGTGCGCTACGTAAAAGCCGAAGTTCCGCTCGCTGAAATGTTTGGTTATGCTACGAACGTACGCTCCTTGTCTCAAGGTCGTGCTTCGTTCACCATGGAACCCAGCCACTATGCTGAAGTTCCGGCCAACGTTGCCAAAGCGATTGTGGAAAAACGCACTGCTGAAAAAGTGGCCGCGTAA
- the rplD gene encoding 50S ribosomal protein L4 encodes METKVLDIKGKEKGTVALPDSLFAVKANPTFLHEVITAFLANQRRGTADVKTRSEVSGTGKKPWKQKGTGRARQGSLRAVQFRHGGIAFGPTPHSYRQDLPAAKRRTALAMALSTKLAEGNLVVLDSLTLKEPKTKAFAEILEVLSAGRKPLVLDNFADANAALACRNVAGLTHMQTQDINAYVVLNSSKVILTQDAVAKLSDTFAKEAK; translated from the coding sequence ATGGAAACTAAAGTTTTAGATATTAAAGGTAAAGAAAAAGGGACTGTCGCTCTTCCGGATAGTTTGTTTGCCGTAAAAGCCAACCCTACCTTCCTGCACGAAGTCATCACCGCCTTTTTGGCTAACCAAAGACGCGGCACCGCTGATGTAAAAACCCGCAGCGAAGTTTCCGGTACCGGTAAAAAACCGTGGAAACAGAAAGGCACCGGCCGCGCCCGCCAAGGCAGCCTCCGCGCCGTTCAATTCCGCCACGGTGGTATCGCTTTTGGTCCTACCCCGCACTCCTATCGTCAGGACTTGCCGGCCGCCAAAAGAAGAACCGCTCTTGCGATGGCTTTGTCCACCAAACTCGCCGAAGGCAACTTGGTTGTACTCGATTCTTTGACCCTCAAAGAACCCAAAACCAAAGCTTTCGCCGAAATTTTGGAAGTATTGTCCGCCGGACGCAAACCGCTCGTGTTGGATAACTTCGCTGATGCTAATGCCGCTTTGGCTTGCCGCAACGTGGCGGGTTTAACCCACATGCAAACGCAAGACATCAACGCTTATGTAGTGTTGAACAGCAGCAAAGTCATCTTGACCCAAGATGCTGTAGCCAAACTCAGCGATACGTTTGCTAAGGAGGCCAAATAA
- the rplB gene encoding 50S ribosomal protein L2, with protein MPIKSFRPYTPSRRTITVSDYSDITKTTPEKSLTKGLRKTGGRNNTGMIMVRHIGGGHRRAYRQIDFRREKFGIPAKVVSIEYDPNRSARICLLNYADGEKRYILHPLGVKVGDVLMSGPAADIKVGNCLALKNIPEGTFIHAIELKVGKGAQLARSAGSQAQLMAKESDYAHIKMPSGEIRLVPSACCATIGQVGNVDHSNIVIGNAGRNRHRGQRPTVRGSAMNAVDHPMGGGRGHGKGGNIPRSPWNQQTRGLKTRSTKKAFGWMIVSDRRKNKAK; from the coding sequence ATGCCTATTAAGTCATTTAGACCTTACACCCCTTCCCGCAGAACGATTACGGTTTCGGATTACTCCGATATTACCAAAACCACTCCGGAGAAGAGCCTTACCAAAGGTCTGCGCAAAACCGGCGGTCGCAACAACACCGGTATGATCATGGTTCGCCACATCGGCGGTGGTCACAGACGCGCATACAGACAAATTGATTTCAGACGGGAAAAATTCGGGATTCCTGCTAAAGTCGTATCTATCGAATACGATCCGAACAGAAGCGCCCGCATTTGCCTGTTGAACTATGCCGACGGTGAAAAAAGATATATTCTTCACCCCCTCGGTGTAAAAGTGGGCGACGTACTTATGTCCGGCCCGGCCGCTGATATTAAAGTGGGTAACTGCCTTGCTCTTAAAAACATTCCCGAAGGTACTTTTATCCACGCCATTGAACTGAAAGTCGGTAAAGGTGCGCAACTTGCGCGCAGCGCCGGCAGCCAAGCTCAACTTATGGCCAAAGAATCGGACTATGCCCATATCAAAATGCCGTCCGGCGAAATCCGCTTGGTACCCAGCGCTTGCTGTGCCACCATCGGTCAAGTTGGCAACGTGGATCACTCCAACATTGTCATCGGTAACGCCGGCCGCAACAGACACCGCGGTCAAAGACCTACCGTCCGCGGTAGCGCCATGAACGCTGTTGATCACCCGATGGGTGGTGGCCGCGGTCACGGTAAAGGTGGCAACATTCCGCGCTCTCCGTGGAACCAACAAACCCGCGGTTTGAAAACGCGCTCTACTAAGAAAGCGTTTGGCTGGATGATTGTCAGCGACAGAAGAAAAAACAAGGCTAAGTAA
- the rpsS gene encoding 30S ribosomal protein S19 — MGRSTKKGPFVDLNLLEKVQAMNASNEKKPIKTWARACTIVPEFVGHTFLVHNGRKFLPIYVSERMVGYKLGEFSFTRLFKGHGGMTKDSTALK; from the coding sequence ATGGGAAGATCAACTAAAAAAGGTCCTTTTGTGGATTTAAACCTGTTGGAAAAAGTTCAAGCGATGAACGCTTCCAACGAGAAAAAACCTATTAAGACGTGGGCAAGAGCCTGCACCATCGTGCCGGAATTTGTAGGACACACTTTCCTCGTGCACAATGGCAGAAAATTTCTTCCCATTTACGTTTCCGAACGTATGGTAGGTTATAAACTCGGTGAATTTTCTTTCACCCGTTTGTTCAAAGGTCACGGTGGCATGACGAAAGATTCCACCGCCCTGAAATAA
- the rpsH gene encoding 30S ribosomal protein S8, producing the protein MDPIADFLTRVRNANMKKKEKVDIPFSKIKTEIARVLKEEGYIANFKAVHNETKGGVVRVFLKYTPENECVIQGLKRISKPGSRVYSAYNNIPKVRGAFGVTILSTSKGVMTDAQAKAEKIGGELLCQVW; encoded by the coding sequence ATGGATCCGATCGCAGATTTCTTAACCAGAGTAAGAAACGCTAACATGAAAAAGAAAGAAAAAGTGGATATCCCTTTTTCTAAAATTAAAACCGAAATTGCGCGTGTACTGAAAGAAGAAGGCTACATCGCCAATTTCAAAGCCGTCCACAACGAAACCAAAGGCGGCGTCGTCAGAGTGTTCTTGAAATATACGCCTGAAAACGAATGCGTAATCCAAGGTTTGAAACGTATTTCCAAACCCGGTTCCCGCGTTTACAGCGCTTACAACAACATTCCGAAAGTACGCGGTGCTTTTGGCGTAACGATTCTTTCCACCTCTAAAGGTGTAATGACGGACGCTCAAGCCAAAGCCGAAAAAATCGGCGGCGAATTGTTGTGCCAAGTTTGGTAA
- the rpsC gene encoding 30S ribosomal protein S3, which translates to MGHKIHPRSIRLGYIQDWRSRWFAPKNMPALIMEDFQIRKMIEDKFKMAAVSYVGIERAGAFLRVNVHTARPGVVIGKKGADIEALRKELEAFTGSKTFVNVIEIKNPETDAQLVAQNIAMQLEKRAHYGAAMKKAIEKALSSKALGIKIMVSGRLGGAEIARTEWKREGRVPLHTLCADIDYGFTEANTISGKIGIKVWIFKRTHFAKSPKEIMNELKKHRDMETGSTEGVTEVAAPETK; encoded by the coding sequence ATGGGACACAAGATTCACCCCCGGTCCATTAGACTTGGTTATATTCAGGACTGGCGCTCCAGATGGTTTGCCCCTAAAAATATGCCTGCGTTGATTATGGAAGATTTCCAAATCCGCAAGATGATTGAAGACAAATTCAAAATGGCGGCCGTTAGTTATGTAGGTATCGAAAGAGCCGGCGCGTTCTTGCGCGTCAATGTTCACACCGCCCGCCCGGGTGTGGTGATCGGTAAAAAAGGTGCCGACATTGAAGCCCTTCGCAAAGAATTGGAAGCCTTTACCGGCAGCAAAACCTTTGTGAACGTAATTGAAATCAAGAACCCGGAAACGGATGCTCAGTTGGTGGCTCAAAACATCGCTATGCAACTCGAAAAACGCGCCCACTACGGTGCCGCGATGAAAAAAGCGATTGAAAAAGCCCTTTCCAGCAAAGCGCTTGGTATCAAAATTATGGTGTCCGGCAGACTCGGCGGTGCTGAAATTGCCCGCACAGAATGGAAACGCGAAGGCCGCGTTCCGCTGCACACCTTGTGCGCCGATATTGACTACGGTTTCACCGAAGCCAACACCATCAGCGGTAAAATCGGCATTAAAGTCTGGATTTTCAAAAGAACTCACTTCGCCAAATCTCCGAAAGAGATTATGAATGAACTTAAGAAACATCGCGACATGGAAACCGGTTCCACCGAAGGCGTAACGGAAGTTGCCGCCCCGGAAACCAAATAG
- a CDS encoding 50S ribosomal protein L22, whose amino-acid sequence MEACAKAKFQRFGSRKVNLVLDQIRGKNVKAAEDVLPFVAKRTADLVAKTLHSAAANLEVKAGKKLDFSKVFIKEAFANLGPSGHLKRVQPGPQGRAMPYKKSMCHLTVIVTDEKKGGR is encoded by the coding sequence ATGGAAGCTTGTGCAAAAGCTAAATTTCAACGGTTTGGTAGCCGCAAGGTGAACCTGGTGTTGGATCAAATTCGTGGTAAAAACGTGAAAGCGGCGGAAGATGTATTGCCTTTCGTTGCCAAACGCACCGCTGATTTGGTTGCCAAAACCCTTCACAGCGCCGCTGCTAACTTGGAAGTGAAAGCCGGCAAAAAACTGGACTTCAGCAAAGTCTTCATTAAAGAAGCGTTTGCGAATCTCGGCCCCAGCGGCCATTTGAAAAGAGTGCAGCCCGGCCCTCAAGGCCGCGCTATGCCCTACAAAAAGAGCATGTGCCACTTGACTGTTATCGTCACTGACGAAAAAAAGGGAGGTCGCTAA
- a CDS encoding ankyrin repeat domain-containing protein gives MILLISAIIPLGLLIAFFCAAKKKPIPHLTKQQAPDTIPEPSYVRIKRKYLISRYILIGLFCIIFVFPYGCGVLAKMNYPNDPTASQGAGWLMIFLLFVLSPVLFIAFIVNTIFGITYYWKKMKTPKEERLKWEEFQQVEKKRRKQQAEQSKKEEKGLKKPNFISPVLQAVIDKDERTLRTTLAEYPEFVNTPYAANGNTPLHVAVWNEHKDIVEILLQQPTIDSRIKNNEGKTALDLAKEKNLTGIIQLLEDTKNPAC, from the coding sequence ATGATTCTTTTAATATCAGCCATCATTCCTTTAGGCCTTCTCATTGCTTTTTTTTGCGCAGCCAAGAAAAAGCCCATTCCGCATTTGACCAAACAGCAAGCTCCGGATACTATTCCCGAACCTTCTTATGTGCGCATTAAAAGAAAATATTTAATCAGCCGTTATATTCTCATAGGTTTATTTTGCATTATTTTTGTGTTTCCTTATGGTTGTGGTGTTTTGGCAAAAATGAACTATCCAAACGACCCAACAGCCTCTCAAGGTGCAGGTTGGTTAATGATATTTTTGCTGTTTGTGTTAAGCCCTGTTTTATTTATTGCTTTCATCGTCAATACTATATTTGGCATTACCTACTATTGGAAAAAAATGAAGACGCCAAAAGAAGAGCGCCTTAAATGGGAAGAGTTTCAACAAGTCGAGAAAAAACGAAGAAAACAACAAGCAGAACAATCCAAGAAAGAGGAAAAGGGACTTAAAAAACCTAATTTTATCTCCCCTGTTCTTCAGGCGGTTATTGATAAGGACGAAAGAACCCTGCGCACTACTTTGGCCGAATACCCCGAATTTGTGAACACTCCCTATGCCGCCAATGGCAACACCCCTTTGCATGTGGCAGTATGGAACGAACATAAAGATATAGTGGAAATTTTATTACAACAACCCACCATTGATTCCCGAATTAAGAACAACGAAGGTAAGACCGCTTTGGATCTAGCCAAAGAAAAAAATTTGACGGGAATTATCCAGTTACTGGAAGATACAAAAAACCCCGCCTGTTAA
- the rpsQ gene encoding 30S ribosomal protein S17 → MENKETRAKRKVLSGVVVSDKMDKTRTVCVERLVHDERYGKTLKRAAKFHAHDEANETKIGDKVEIMSTRPVSKTTKWRISKIVEKARA, encoded by the coding sequence ATGGAAAATAAAGAAACCCGTGCCAAAAGAAAAGTGCTGAGCGGTGTGGTAGTGTCCGATAAAATGGACAAAACCCGCACGGTATGTGTAGAACGCTTGGTGCATGATGAACGCTATGGCAAAACGCTTAAAAGAGCGGCTAAATTCCATGCTCACGACGAGGCCAACGAAACCAAAATCGGTGATAAAGTGGAAATTATGAGCACCCGCCCCGTTTCCAAAACGACGAAATGGCGCATTTCCAAAATTGTGGAAAAAGCCAGAGCTTAG
- the rplP gene encoding 50S ribosomal protein L16: MLMPKRVKYRKPFSAPRIKGNAKRGTEVVFGEFGLKALEPKWITARQIEAARITLSRFIKKKGKLWIRVFPDKAITKHPAETRMGKGKGAPEYWAAVVKPGRILFELEGATLEDTKRAMRLASDKLPIKTKLVTRR, translated from the coding sequence ATGTTAATGCCTAAAAGAGTAAAATACCGCAAGCCCTTCAGCGCGCCCCGCATTAAAGGTAATGCCAAACGCGGCACGGAAGTGGTATTCGGTGAATTTGGGTTGAAAGCCTTAGAACCCAAATGGATTACCGCCCGGCAGATTGAAGCTGCCCGTATTACTTTGTCCCGCTTCATCAAGAAAAAAGGTAAACTTTGGATCCGTGTATTTCCGGACAAAGCCATTACCAAACACCCCGCCGAAACCCGTATGGGTAAAGGTAAAGGTGCGCCCGAATACTGGGCCGCTGTGGTGAAGCCCGGCAGAATTTTGTTCGAATTGGAAGGCGCTACGCTGGAAGATACCAAAAGAGCCATGCGTTTGGCTTCCGACAAACTGCCGATCAAAACGAAACTGGTAACCAGAAGGTAG
- the rpsJ gene encoding 30S ribosomal protein S10: protein MAEKTEKKAKVLSQERIRIKLRSYDHRMLDASVSRIVETAQKTGAIVAGPVLLPVRIKKYTVLRSPHTDKKSREQFEMRIHKRLIDLKSPTSKTVDELMKLDLPAGVDVAIKSN from the coding sequence ATGGCAGAAAAAACAGAAAAAAAGGCTAAAGTATTGAGCCAAGAAAGAATCCGCATTAAATTGCGTTCTTACGACCATCGCATGTTGGACGCCTCCGTTTCCCGCATCGTGGAAACCGCGCAGAAAACCGGCGCCATCGTGGCGGGTCCTGTTCTTCTCCCGGTTCGGATTAAGAAGTACACCGTGCTTCGCTCTCCCCATACCGATAAAAAGAGCAGAGAACAATTCGAAATGCGTATTCATAAAAGACTCATTGATCTGAAAAGTCCCACCTCTAAAACCGTCGATGAATTGATGAAACTCGACTTGCCTGCCGGCGTAGATGTGGCAATCAAAAGCAACTAA
- a CDS encoding 50S ribosomal protein L23 translates to MTTYTTLKKPLLTEKSLIERDTHNRYGFVVAKNASKGEIKTAVEKIFNVTVVKINTISVTGKTHRMGRFEGKRPDYKKAFVTLKEGDKIELVEASSK, encoded by the coding sequence ATGACCACCTATACTACGCTTAAAAAACCCCTTTTGACTGAAAAAAGCTTAATTGAACGCGATACCCACAACCGCTATGGTTTTGTGGTAGCCAAAAACGCGTCCAAAGGTGAAATTAAAACTGCGGTTGAAAAAATCTTCAATGTAACCGTAGTGAAAATCAACACCATTTCCGTCACGGGTAAGACCCACCGCATGGGTCGTTTTGAAGGCAAAAGACCTGATTACAAAAAGGCTTTTGTAACCTTGAAAGAAGGCGATAAAATCGAATTGGTGGAAGCCTCTTCGAAGTAG
- a CDS encoding 50S ribosomal protein L24, whose translation MIIKKKDTVLVLSGKDKGKKGEVKSVNPSKNKVVVAGVNMVSKHVKPSQNKQGGIVQVEAALDASNVAIVCGKCKKAMTPKVQISADGTKTRVCRKCNEPII comes from the coding sequence ATGATCATCAAGAAAAAAGATACCGTTTTAGTATTGTCCGGTAAGGACAAAGGCAAGAAGGGCGAAGTGAAATCTGTTAACCCGTCCAAAAACAAAGTAGTAGTAGCGGGTGTAAACATGGTTTCCAAACACGTGAAACCTTCTCAAAACAAGCAGGGCGGCATTGTACAAGTAGAAGCCGCGTTGGACGCTTCCAACGTAGCCATTGTCTGTGGCAAATGCAAAAAAGCCATGACGCCCAAAGTGCAAATCTCGGCTGACGGCACCAAAACGCGCGTCTGCCGCAAATGCAATGAGCCGATCATTTAA
- a CDS encoding 50S ribosomal protein L3, giving the protein MTEEIKNAAGAQEATPVAEVAKAETVKEAPETFRFVLGEKLGMTQIFDEKGNLHGVSVVKAGQCKVVRVRTQEKDGYTAVCVGFGEVKESKLNKPELGYFKKANVAPVRHMKECRVADVNGFEIGQVISLEKIFKPGDYVDVQGKIKGHGFAGAMKRHGFAGQPASHGASDRERAPGSLGSRRSLGKVLSGQRMAGHYGTTTHTVSKIEVVKVDNENGLIFLKGSVPGAKGSIVSVLETSKYKKHYVAPQEHKVSASKAANKK; this is encoded by the coding sequence ATGACAGAAGAAATCAAAAATGCTGCTGGTGCCCAAGAGGCAACCCCTGTTGCTGAAGTGGCCAAAGCAGAAACTGTCAAAGAAGCGCCCGAAACTTTCCGCTTTGTATTAGGCGAAAAACTCGGTATGACGCAAATCTTTGATGAAAAAGGCAATCTTCATGGCGTTTCCGTTGTAAAAGCGGGCCAATGCAAGGTTGTGCGTGTCAGAACCCAAGAAAAAGACGGCTATACCGCCGTATGCGTGGGTTTTGGCGAAGTGAAAGAAAGCAAACTTAACAAACCGGAACTCGGTTACTTCAAAAAAGCCAACGTCGCTCCGGTCAGACACATGAAGGAATGCCGTGTCGCGGACGTGAACGGTTTTGAAATCGGTCAAGTCATTTCACTCGAAAAAATCTTTAAACCCGGTGATTATGTAGACGTACAGGGTAAAATCAAAGGCCACGGTTTTGCTGGCGCCATGAAACGCCACGGCTTTGCCGGTCAGCCCGCTTCGCACGGTGCTTCCGACAGAGAAAGAGCCCCGGGTTCTTTGGGTTCCCGCCGTTCTTTGGGTAAAGTGCTCTCCGGTCAACGCATGGCTGGTCACTACGGCACCACCACCCACACCGTATCCAAAATTGAAGTTGTAAAAGTGGACAACGAAAACGGACTTATCTTCTTGAAAGGTTCCGTGCCCGGTGCCAAAGGCTCCATCGTGTCCGTCTTGGAAACTTCCAAATACAAAAAACACTATGTGGCGCCTCAGGAACATAAAGTATCCGCTTCCAAGGCTGCTAACAAGAAGTAA
- the rplN gene encoding 50S ribosomal protein L14 — protein MIQLRSIVNVADNSGARKVQCFKVRGGHHRDIATLGDVIMCSVRDAIPTSAIKKGDVVRAVVVRVARERRRKDGSYIRFDDNAVCIINDNGEPKGTRVFGPIARELREKNFLKIISLAPEVV, from the coding sequence ATGATTCAATTAAGAAGCATCGTCAATGTGGCCGACAATTCCGGCGCGCGTAAAGTTCAATGCTTTAAAGTGCGCGGCGGCCACCACCGGGATATCGCAACTTTGGGAGACGTTATTATGTGCTCCGTCAGAGATGCGATCCCTACCTCCGCCATTAAAAAAGGCGACGTGGTCCGCGCCGTAGTAGTTCGCGTGGCCCGCGAAAGAAGAAGAAAAGACGGTTCCTACATTCGTTTTGATGACAACGCCGTTTGCATCATCAACGATAATGGGGAACCCAAAGGCACCCGTGTATTCGGTCCTATTGCCAGAGAGCTGCGCGAAAAGAATTTCTTGAAAATTATTTCCTTGGCTCCTGAGGTGGTATAG
- a CDS encoding 50S ribosomal protein L29 codes for MKTNEKEVLKKKTLAELNEALGKAQEKKFNLLFKHSTTPIANPMEIRAVRREIALLQTLINQKKEQK; via the coding sequence ATGAAAACGAACGAAAAAGAAGTTTTGAAGAAAAAAACGTTGGCCGAACTGAACGAAGCGCTCGGCAAAGCCCAAGAAAAGAAATTTAACCTTCTTTTCAAACACAGCACCACTCCCATCGCCAACCCGATGGAAATTAGAGCGGTAAGACGCGAAATTGCCCTTTTGCAAACGCTGATCAACCAGAAAAAAGAGCAAAAATAG
- a CDS encoding type Z 30S ribosomal protein S14, with product MATKAWVAKMAKDQKFAVRYHNRCQVCGRARGYYRDFGLCRICLRKMAHQGLIPGLRKSSW from the coding sequence ATGGCTACTAAAGCATGGGTTGCAAAAATGGCTAAAGACCAAAAGTTCGCCGTGCGCTATCACAACAGATGTCAAGTCTGTGGGCGCGCGAGAGGTTACTACCGCGACTTCGGCCTTTGCCGTATCTGCCTGAGAAAAATGGCACACCAGGGTTTAATCCCGGGTCTTAGAAAATCGAGTTGGTAA
- the rplE gene encoding 50S ribosomal protein L5, which yields MTKKETKNVTKAPEGYTPKLQALYREKVLPALLKDMNVKSPMAVPKLTKIVINIGVKEAREDIKALEIAKDDLTAIAGQAAQIRRAKKSISNFKLREGMPIGVRVTLRGARMYEFLERFICIACPRIRDFQGFNASFDGKGNLNLGIKEHYIFPEIDVEKSPKAHGMNITFVTTAADNASGRLLMDYMGMPFRKAAK from the coding sequence ATGACTAAGAAAGAAACTAAAAATGTAACGAAGGCGCCCGAAGGCTATACGCCCAAATTGCAGGCCCTTTACAGAGAAAAAGTGCTTCCGGCCTTGCTCAAAGACATGAACGTCAAAAGCCCCATGGCCGTGCCGAAACTCACGAAAATCGTGATTAACATCGGCGTCAAAGAAGCTCGCGAAGATATCAAAGCGCTGGAAATCGCCAAAGACGATTTGACCGCTATTGCCGGTCAAGCCGCTCAAATCCGCCGTGCTAAAAAATCTATCTCTAACTTCAAACTTAGAGAAGGTATGCCCATCGGTGTGCGCGTAACCTTGCGCGGTGCCAGAATGTATGAATTCTTGGAACGCTTCATCTGCATTGCTTGCCCCCGCATCCGCGACTTTCAGGGCTTCAATGCCAGCTTTGACGGTAAAGGCAATTTGAACCTGGGTATTAAAGAACATTATATCTTCCCGGAAATTGATGTTGAAAAATCGCCTAAAGCCCATGGTATGAACATTACGTTCGTCACCACTGCCGCCGACAACGCCAGCGGTCGCTTGCTCATGGATTACATGGGTATGCCTTTCCGCAAAGCGGCTAAATAA